A DNA window from Deltaproteobacteria bacterium contains the following coding sequences:
- a CDS encoding LysR family transcriptional regulator, protein MHFCMDWKSLNFDWNRARAFLVTAEEGSFSAAARALASTQPTIGRQVSALEEELGVTLFERIGTGLKLTTSGLELLEHVRAMGTAASKTSFAATGQSESIEGNVCITASEAVAHYILPPILSRLRLDHPGITLELVVSNEVRDLHHREADIALRNFEPTQPDLIAKKVRNSTAHFYAAPSYIERMGPLKSKEDLSRTHLFAFENSARMVKQYKSFIGVDVAQEQFVVETNNHLVMWEMCKQGVGVCLMMDDVGSQESKVVKVFPDFPSIPVPIWMVCHRELQTSRRLRLVFDYLAQALACREREQ, encoded by the coding sequence ATGCATTTTTGCATGGACTGGAAAAGCCTGAATTTCGATTGGAATCGTGCCCGCGCCTTTCTCGTAACCGCGGAAGAAGGCTCATTTTCGGCGGCGGCAAGAGCTTTGGCCTCGACCCAACCTACTATTGGACGCCAGGTCTCAGCTTTAGAGGAAGAACTCGGGGTCACCTTATTCGAGCGTATCGGTACCGGGCTGAAGTTAACCACAAGTGGTTTAGAGCTCTTGGAGCATGTGCGCGCCATGGGCACCGCCGCAAGTAAAACGTCATTCGCTGCGACCGGACAATCTGAATCCATCGAGGGAAATGTTTGCATCACCGCCAGCGAAGCCGTGGCCCATTACATACTGCCTCCTATTTTGAGCCGCCTACGCCTCGACCATCCTGGGATTACCTTAGAGCTGGTGGTTTCCAACGAAGTTCGAGATCTGCACCACCGAGAAGCCGATATTGCGCTTCGCAATTTCGAACCTACTCAACCAGATTTGATTGCCAAGAAAGTTCGAAACAGCACCGCTCACTTTTACGCGGCTCCCAGCTACATCGAGCGCATGGGTCCACTGAAGTCCAAAGAAGATCTTAGCCGCACCCATCTTTTTGCTTTTGAAAACAGTGCTCGAATGGTGAAGCAATATAAAAGTTTTATCGGGGTCGACGTCGCTCAAGAACAGTTCGTGGTTGAAACCAACAATCACCTCGTCATGTGGGAAATGTGTAAGCAAGGCGTTGGAGTCTGCTTGATGATGGACGACGTGGGCAGCCAAGAATCTAAAGTGGTCAAGGTCTTTCCCGATTTCCCCTCGATTCCAGTTCCTATATGGATGGTGTGTCACCGAGAACTGCAAACCAGTCGGCGCCTGCGGCTGGTATTTGATTACTTAGCGCAAGCATTGGCTTGTCGGGAACGTGAACAATGA
- a CDS encoding DUF1772 domain-containing protein: MLNLFYLTLMLSILLCTLVAGLVFGFAAVVMPGIAKLSDREFLLSFKHMDGIIQNNQPAFMVVWVGSIFSVIATLILGTLNLSGGQLYLLLVASALYLLAVQLPTVRFNIPLNNALQALDLNALGESELAQARADFEAPWNRWNRLRTLNAIFSVSGLLILLLQL, encoded by the coding sequence ATGTTAAACCTCTTTTATCTCACGCTGATGTTATCGATTCTATTGTGTACCTTGGTGGCAGGCTTGGTGTTTGGCTTTGCGGCAGTGGTCATGCCGGGTATTGCCAAACTTTCAGACCGAGAATTTCTTTTGTCCTTCAAACATATGGACGGGATCATCCAAAACAATCAACCGGCATTTATGGTGGTCTGGGTTGGCTCTATCTTTTCAGTCATCGCTACACTTATTTTAGGAACGCTGAACCTAAGTGGCGGGCAGCTTTATCTGCTCTTGGTTGCATCGGCTCTGTATTTACTTGCAGTTCAATTGCCTACGGTTCGCTTTAACATTCCTCTTAACAATGCATTGCAAGCGCTGGATCTTAACGCTTTGGGCGAATCAGAATTAGCGCAGGCACGAGCCGACTTTGAAGCACCCTGGAACCGCTGGAATAGGTTAAGAACCTTAAACGCTATTTTCTCTGTATCTGGATTGCTGATTCTGCTGCTTCAACTCTAA
- a CDS encoding serine hydrolase — translation MPRRLQFVLILLPFMLLACSGGKTSGDVDTPTPDVTDTALPDDPEDQTAPDPGSETYWPSTETWETVTPEEAGAQLDKLNEAIEFAESSNSGGLVILYKGRIVAERYWQGWDQDTTMAIYSATKSMTSILTGMGLDEGSFEGLEQPISDFAPQWVDTPKAAITLEHFLTMTTGLSTTPPDLDSETTDQFDGLADGLALENTPGTVWEYNTPAYLMMFTMIEKATGENLEDYAWRKLFGPLGMDSAEWVKIVVSEEVTNYRRIESNTRDMARFGLFNLRRGVWNNERLVSEEYFEKATSAYLESKSDYGFLYWLQEVDTEAMGTLSVLSAIGKDQKVIMAIPELDLVIVRHGDTAGMGFTGQFTKLVADAFAQQ, via the coding sequence ATGCCGCGACGTTTACAGTTCGTTTTAATTTTGCTGCCCTTTATGCTTCTGGCCTGCAGTGGTGGCAAAACTTCCGGTGATGTTGATACCCCAACGCCTGACGTTACGGACACCGCGCTCCCCGATGACCCAGAAGACCAGACAGCCCCAGACCCGGGTTCGGAAACCTATTGGCCCAGTACCGAAACGTGGGAGACGGTTACACCGGAAGAGGCCGGTGCTCAGTTGGATAAATTGAATGAAGCCATTGAGTTTGCCGAGTCGTCCAACAGCGGCGGATTGGTCATTCTCTATAAGGGCCGAATTGTTGCAGAGCGTTACTGGCAGGGCTGGGACCAAGATACAACCATGGCGATTTACTCTGCCACCAAGAGCATGACATCAATCCTGACAGGCATGGGCTTAGATGAGGGTAGTTTCGAGGGCCTTGAGCAGCCCATTTCAGATTTTGCACCGCAGTGGGTGGATACCCCCAAAGCTGCCATTACGCTTGAGCACTTCTTAACCATGACCACTGGACTCAGCACCACGCCGCCCGATCTTGATAGCGAAACCACCGACCAGTTTGATGGACTTGCCGATGGTCTGGCCTTGGAGAATACGCCCGGCACGGTTTGGGAGTACAACACACCGGCGTACCTCATGATGTTCACCATGATCGAAAAAGCGACCGGTGAAAATCTGGAAGATTACGCATGGAGAAAACTCTTTGGTCCTTTGGGGATGGATAGCGCGGAGTGGGTGAAAATTGTGGTGAGTGAAGAGGTGACCAACTACCGGCGCATCGAAAGCAATACCCGAGACATGGCCAGGTTTGGACTCTTTAATCTGCGCCGAGGCGTTTGGAACAATGAACGACTGGTGAGTGAGGAATACTTTGAGAAAGCAACCTCTGCATATTTGGAGAGCAAATCCGATTATGGCTTTCTTTACTGGCTGCAAGAAGTGGACACGGAAGCAATGGGAACTCTTTCCGTGCTCAGTGCCATAGGCAAAGATCAGAAAGTCATCATGGCCATTCCCGAGCTTGACTTAGTCATTGTTCGACACGGCGATACCGCGGGTATGGGCTTTACCGGTCAATTTACAAAGTTGGTGGCAGATGCGTTTGCTCAGCAGTGA
- a CDS encoding carboxypeptidase family protein, producing MHIDSHFDSGNIEVVEILDNNVANLRIKKDAGDEHMQWFHFRVDGAQDEACKLRILNAGEASYPKAWEGYRVCTSTDRQAWTRVDTAFEDGVLTIDHHPEGQMQWYAYFAPHSHEQHLDLLAQCQLSEFATVDRLGATVDGRDLHRLVVGDGPLKFWVIARQHPGESMASWWMEGFLDRLLHPDDAISRQMRSMATFHIVPHMNPDGAIRGHLRCNAVGANLNREWAEPTLERSPEVYHTLAAMDASGVDFCLDVHGDEELPYNFLSGSDGIPGYETSPLPALCEIFAAAYEQANPDLQREFGYSVAAPGKANLTMCTNAVAHRFQCAAYTLEMPFKDNANAPDPIFGWSPERSARLGASSLDALCRLAEALKS from the coding sequence ATGCATATCGATTCTCATTTTGACTCAGGCAATATCGAAGTCGTCGAAATCCTAGACAACAATGTCGCCAATCTGCGCATTAAAAAAGATGCCGGCGATGAACACATGCAGTGGTTTCACTTTCGAGTCGATGGCGCCCAAGATGAGGCGTGTAAGCTTCGTATCCTCAATGCCGGTGAAGCCAGTTACCCCAAAGCCTGGGAAGGCTACCGGGTTTGCACCAGCACAGACCGGCAAGCTTGGACCCGCGTGGATACCGCATTTGAAGACGGCGTCTTAACCATCGACCATCACCCAGAAGGCCAAATGCAGTGGTATGCCTACTTTGCGCCTCACAGCCATGAGCAACATCTCGACCTTCTGGCGCAGTGTCAGCTATCAGAGTTCGCTACGGTAGACCGGCTGGGCGCCACTGTAGATGGCCGCGACCTGCATCGTCTGGTTGTTGGAGATGGCCCTTTGAAATTCTGGGTGATTGCCCGGCAACATCCTGGCGAAAGCATGGCATCGTGGTGGATGGAAGGATTCTTAGACCGCCTCCTGCATCCCGATGACGCCATTTCAAGACAGATGCGCAGCATGGCAACATTTCACATTGTCCCCCATATGAATCCCGACGGTGCGATTCGAGGACACTTAAGATGCAACGCTGTCGGTGCCAATCTCAACCGCGAATGGGCCGAGCCCACCCTTGAACGTAGCCCAGAGGTTTATCACACCCTGGCTGCCATGGACGCATCTGGTGTGGACTTTTGCTTGGATGTTCACGGCGATGAAGAGCTGCCCTACAACTTTCTCAGCGGCTCAGATGGCATCCCCGGTTACGAGACCAGCCCCTTGCCGGCGCTCTGCGAAATCTTTGCGGCGGCCTATGAGCAGGCCAATCCCGATTTGCAACGTGAGTTTGGATATTCTGTGGCGGCGCCCGGTAAAGCCAACCTCACCATGTGCACCAATGCCGTAGCCCACCGTTTTCAGTGCGCGGCTTACACCCTTGAGATGCCATTTAAAGACAACGCCAATGCCCCAGATCCCATTTTCGGATGGAGCCCAGAGCGCTCAGCTAGGCTTGGAGCCAGTAGTTTGGATGCGTTGTGCCGATTGGCTGAGGCTTTAAAGAGCTAA
- a CDS encoding MAPEG family protein: MSNLADFTGPILVTVAYFILWYALLFRQIQTKYRLRAEYAGRNETFDRYFGKDPHMLAMDRAVINTQEQMVPFLFALWLHAAAVSVSVATVLGAAYVVFRALYPMLLGAKLDNKVGKKIVLATIPSYLIVFYLFGSTVWAVVT; the protein is encoded by the coding sequence ATGTCTAACTTAGCTGATTTTACCGGGCCTATTCTTGTGACTGTAGCGTACTTCATACTTTGGTACGCTTTACTCTTTCGCCAGATACAAACCAAGTATCGACTTCGGGCAGAATATGCGGGCCGCAACGAAACGTTTGACCGCTACTTTGGTAAGGACCCGCACATGTTGGCCATGGACCGGGCAGTGATAAACACCCAAGAGCAAATGGTGCCTTTTCTCTTTGCGCTTTGGCTTCACGCTGCTGCGGTTTCAGTTTCCGTCGCAACGGTACTCGGCGCGGCCTATGTGGTGTTTCGCGCGCTTTATCCGATGCTGCTTGGAGCTAAGCTGGATAACAAGGTGGGCAAGAAGATTGTCTTGGCCACAATACCTTCCTACCTGATTGTCTTTTATCTATTTGGTAGCACGGTGTGGGCGGTGGTGACGTAG
- a CDS encoding DUF3347 domain-containing protein, protein MMKKTFLILFLVTAAGAPAIGCKEAPTEAQPTSTAIATADLSAEVSARVDTALGDYEALRAALAGDRLGEVAAIATRLERSASAAKAGAPSSIASRLDEMVTAAARLKVGGSADDQRRTFGDLSRAVVSLLSEQSTLARGRYVFQCPMAQGYQKWVQTGERLENPYMGGRMLRCGSSSEWSP, encoded by the coding sequence ATGATGAAGAAGACTTTTTTGATCCTGTTCTTGGTCACCGCAGCGGGGGCGCCTGCCATCGGGTGCAAAGAAGCGCCGACTGAGGCGCAGCCCACTTCAACGGCCATCGCCACGGCGGATCTGAGCGCGGAAGTTTCCGCCCGGGTTGACACGGCGCTCGGCGACTATGAGGCGCTCAGAGCCGCCCTTGCTGGGGACCGTCTGGGCGAGGTCGCAGCCATCGCGACCCGCCTCGAACGCAGCGCGAGCGCGGCGAAGGCAGGGGCGCCTTCGAGCATCGCGAGTCGTCTTGACGAGATGGTCACGGCGGCGGCGAGGCTCAAGGTCGGTGGTAGCGCAGATGACCAGCGCCGAACCTTCGGGGACCTGAGCCGAGCCGTCGTCTCATTGCTCTCCGAACAAAGCACACTCGCCCGCGGGCGATACGTCTTCCAGTGCCCGATGGCCCAGGGCTATCAGAAGTGGGTGCAAACCGGCGAGAGGCTGGAGAATCCGTACATGGGAGGCAGGATGCTTCGTTGTGGATCTTCCAGCGAGTGGAGCCCGTAG
- a CDS encoding efflux RND transporter permease subunit — MKPSKARPGLIARLIEVSARNPLLTVLIVAAMGLWGFMSLRAAPLDAIPDLSDTQVIVLTDWPGRSPDLVEDQVTYPVSSALMSAPGVSYVRGQSFFGLSFVNVIFEDGTDLYWARSRVLEYLSTVQNDLPADARPTLGPDATGVGWVFMYVLVDETGHHDLADLRALQDWNIRYALESVPGVAEVAAVGGYDKQYQVQLDPNRMMAHGVTLAQVQSAIQQSNRDSGGRTLEIAGHEHMIRGRGYLGSITDIETIPLWVSASGTPLLVRDVAEVSLGSGPRRGLAEWNGEGETVGGIVVMRQGENALTVIERVKERLEAVRAGLPQGVRAEVAYDRSELIEASIDTLTHTLVEEMVVVSLIIFLFLLSVRSALVPILTLPVAVLLAFIPMLQQGLTANIMSLGGIAVAIGAMVDASIILVENIHKRLEEHEDDPDRLSVVIRAMQEVGPSIFFSLLVITVSFLPVFTLQATEGRLFKPLAYTKTYSMGFAAVLAVTLTPALAAILIRGRVRREDAHPLSRLLKWLYVPVVRFVVRHRWGVVAATVIAMMLTVPAALRLQSEFMPPLNEGSILYMPSAPPGMSMTEAGNVVQAMDRQLMEIPEVVSVLGKMGRADTATDPAPLGMAETTIVLKPRDQWREGLTWDDLVAELDGKLQYPGMPNIWWMPIQTRTEMLATGIRSPLAVQVFGDDLATIERAAVAIERVLTNVPGTRSVFAERATGGFYIDFEIKREEAARYGLRVDHIQAAVQTAIGGSDVTETVEGRRRFSVNVRYAREFRDDPSQFDRILVDTPAGVPVPLTEVASVRFVNGPPMIRSEDGQLTGFVFVDPGSQAISDYVARARAAVAAEVGLPTGVRIQWTGQFRYLERAEERLRVVLPLTLLLVFLLLYLNTRSVTETAIVLLAVPFSLIGAFWLLYWLGFHLSVAVWVGIIALAGLDAETGVIMLLYLRLAEDRAREQGRLNSMADLTDAIVEGAAGRVRPKLMTVMTTMIGLTPLLWSTGAGADVMQRIAAPMVGGLVSSFFLELTVYPAIFAIWKSRKLDHTTPRIGEGEIQ; from the coding sequence ATGAAGCCCAGTAAGGCGCGCCCCGGGCTGATCGCTCGGCTTATCGAGGTCAGCGCCCGCAACCCGCTGCTCACTGTGCTCATTGTGGCGGCCATGGGCCTGTGGGGGTTCATGTCCCTACGCGCAGCACCACTGGACGCCATCCCCGACCTCTCGGACACCCAAGTCATCGTCCTCACGGATTGGCCGGGCCGCAGCCCAGACCTTGTGGAGGACCAGGTCACCTACCCGGTCTCGTCGGCCTTGATGAGCGCGCCCGGTGTCTCTTATGTGCGGGGGCAGTCCTTCTTCGGTCTGTCCTTTGTCAACGTCATCTTCGAGGACGGCACCGACCTGTACTGGGCCCGCAGCCGCGTCCTCGAGTACCTGAGCACGGTTCAAAACGACCTGCCTGCTGATGCCCGGCCAACCCTCGGTCCGGACGCCACCGGCGTGGGTTGGGTGTTTATGTACGTGCTGGTCGACGAGACCGGCCACCACGATCTGGCCGATCTGCGAGCTCTACAAGATTGGAACATTCGCTACGCGCTCGAGAGCGTGCCCGGAGTCGCCGAGGTTGCGGCCGTCGGCGGCTACGACAAGCAGTACCAGGTGCAGCTCGACCCGAACCGCATGATGGCGCATGGGGTGACGCTGGCACAGGTGCAGTCGGCCATCCAGCAGTCCAATCGGGATAGCGGTGGCCGCACCCTGGAGATCGCCGGACACGAACACATGATCCGCGGCCGCGGCTACCTGGGCAGTATCACGGACATCGAGACCATCCCGCTTTGGGTTTCCGCGAGCGGTACGCCCTTGCTGGTGCGCGACGTGGCGGAGGTTTCCCTGGGCTCGGGGCCACGCCGTGGGCTCGCCGAGTGGAACGGCGAGGGGGAGACGGTGGGTGGCATCGTCGTGATGCGGCAGGGAGAGAACGCGCTCACGGTCATTGAGCGGGTCAAGGAGCGCCTGGAGGCGGTCCGTGCGGGTTTGCCCCAGGGGGTGCGCGCCGAGGTGGCCTACGACCGCTCGGAGCTGATCGAGGCGTCCATCGACACGCTGACCCACACCCTGGTCGAAGAGATGGTGGTGGTCAGCCTGATCATCTTCCTCTTTTTGCTCAGCGTGCGCAGCGCGCTGGTGCCCATCCTCACCTTGCCGGTGGCGGTGCTCTTGGCCTTTATCCCCATGCTCCAGCAAGGGCTGACGGCGAACATCATGTCCCTGGGCGGCATCGCGGTGGCCATCGGCGCCATGGTCGACGCCTCGATCATCCTCGTGGAGAACATCCACAAGCGCCTGGAGGAGCACGAGGACGATCCGGACAGGCTGTCGGTGGTGATCCGCGCCATGCAGGAGGTGGGTCCGTCGATCTTCTTTTCCTTGCTGGTCATCACGGTGTCGTTCCTGCCGGTGTTTACGCTGCAGGCCACCGAAGGCCGGCTTTTTAAGCCCTTGGCCTACACCAAGACCTACTCCATGGGCTTCGCAGCGGTCTTGGCGGTGACGCTCACGCCGGCCCTGGCGGCGATCTTGATCCGCGGCCGGGTCCGACGCGAGGACGCCCACCCCTTGAGCCGACTCCTGAAGTGGCTTTATGTACCGGTGGTCCGTTTTGTGGTCCGCCACCGCTGGGGGGTGGTGGCCGCCACCGTCATCGCCATGATGCTGACCGTGCCCGCCGCGCTGCGCCTGCAGTCGGAGTTCATGCCGCCCTTGAACGAAGGGAGCATCCTCTACATGCCGTCCGCGCCGCCAGGCATGTCGATGACCGAGGCGGGCAACGTGGTGCAGGCCATGGACCGCCAGCTGATGGAGATCCCGGAGGTGGTAAGTGTGCTCGGGAAGATGGGCAGAGCCGACACCGCCACGGATCCGGCCCCCTTGGGCATGGCCGAGACGACGATTGTGCTCAAGCCTCGCGATCAGTGGCGTGAAGGGCTGACTTGGGACGATCTGGTCGCCGAGCTGGATGGCAAGTTGCAATACCCCGGGATGCCCAACATCTGGTGGATGCCCATCCAGACGCGCACGGAGATGCTGGCCACGGGGATCCGCAGCCCGCTCGCTGTTCAAGTCTTTGGCGATGATCTGGCCACTATCGAGCGCGCGGCGGTGGCCATCGAGCGCGTGCTGACGAATGTTCCCGGGACGCGTAGCGTGTTCGCAGAGCGCGCCACCGGCGGCTTCTACATCGACTTCGAAATCAAACGCGAGGAGGCGGCTCGGTACGGGCTTCGGGTTGATCACATACAAGCCGCGGTGCAGACGGCGATTGGCGGCTCGGACGTCACCGAGACGGTGGAGGGGCGCCGGCGCTTCTCCGTCAACGTCCGCTACGCGCGTGAGTTTCGCGACGACCCGAGTCAGTTCGACCGCATCCTCGTGGACACGCCCGCTGGCGTTCCAGTGCCGCTGACCGAGGTCGCTTCTGTCCGCTTCGTGAACGGTCCGCCCATGATCCGCAGTGAAGACGGACAGCTTACGGGCTTTGTCTTCGTGGATCCCGGCAGCCAGGCCATCAGTGACTATGTGGCCAGGGCGCGCGCAGCCGTCGCCGCCGAGGTTGGGCTGCCTACCGGCGTGCGGATCCAGTGGACGGGCCAATTTCGCTATCTGGAGCGAGCGGAAGAACGGCTCCGGGTGGTGTTGCCGCTCACGCTGCTGCTGGTGTTTCTCTTGCTCTACTTGAACACCCGGTCGGTGACGGAGACCGCCATTGTGCTTTTGGCGGTGCCGTTCTCGCTGATTGGGGCTTTCTGGCTGCTCTATTGGCTCGGCTTTCATCTGAGCGTCGCGGTATGGGTGGGCATCATCGCCCTGGCTGGCCTCGACGCCGAGACAGGGGTGATCATGCTGCTTTATCTGCGCCTGGCGGAAGACCGTGCACGTGAGCAGGGTCGCCTGAACTCCATGGCGGACCTGACGGACGCCATCGTGGAGGGCGCGGCGGGTCGTGTTCGTCCCAAGCTGATGACGGTGATGACCACCATGATCGGCCTGACCCCGCTCTTGTGGAGTACGGGGGCGGGCGCCGACGTGATGCAGCGCATTGCCGCCCCCATGGTGGGGGGGCTGGTGAGCTCATTCTTTCTTGAACTCACTGTTTACCCGGCGATTTTCGCCATCTGGAAGAGCCGCAAGCTCGACCACACAACGCCCCGCATAGGGGAAGGAGAGATCCAATGA
- a CDS encoding efflux RND transporter periplasmic adaptor subunit, which yields MSGIRIRRLGWFGLFALLLTVLVVYRGPLLQWFFIESEEVATPPSHHHHAHREHSAADESAPQRVVSHPFSEEQLTTLRGGFAATEEIRIALSQDRVDVIPAAVTRVRAGLAPLDGVMLPEPVRAALRAAASSAEDLESADSATSARRSYAALSQAFFGLAEADPRLQEGWHAFSCPMAEDFPKWFQAHQTIENPYMGQQMLACGSASDWETEMGPTAPPAGADEVAHYTCPMHPSVRQQTPSTCPICNMDLTPVTHEDLRTGDVLVDSVRRQRIGVRTTAVARRALARPIRAVGEVAWDESQVHDVTARVDGWVEDLRVTRAGDPVERDATLLRFYSPDLLATQRELLAVPPGGRLATAARERLRLWGMSSWAIRDMQRRQEPRQRIGIQSPITGVVIDKRVNEGAHVSAGALLYRIADPSRVWVLADVFEQDLPHVTVGQRVVVNVSGATGEPIGGVVDYIYPTVSAQTRTARVRVQLDNPEGRLRPGMIANLSFDVDLGEHLAVPTDAVVYTGRRRLVFVDRGEGRLRPVEVTVGARTADWISIESGLTEGDIVVSSGVFLLAAESRIRSATDYWEANDEAQ from the coding sequence ATGAGCGGCATTCGCATCCGGCGCTTGGGCTGGTTCGGGCTCTTTGCCCTGTTGCTGACCGTGCTGGTGGTCTACCGGGGACCATTGCTGCAGTGGTTCTTCATCGAGTCAGAAGAGGTTGCAACACCCCCATCCCACCATCATCACGCGCACCGCGAACACAGCGCAGCGGATGAGTCCGCCCCACAGCGCGTGGTTTCACACCCTTTCTCTGAGGAGCAGCTGACGACGCTGCGCGGGGGGTTCGCTGCGACCGAGGAGATCCGCATCGCCCTGTCTCAAGATCGGGTTGACGTGATTCCCGCCGCGGTGACACGTGTCCGAGCTGGCTTGGCGCCCCTCGACGGTGTCATGTTGCCCGAGCCTGTCCGCGCCGCACTGCGTGCCGCAGCGTCCAGCGCGGAAGACCTCGAGAGCGCCGATTCGGCAACCTCCGCCCGCAGATCCTACGCGGCGCTATCGCAGGCGTTCTTTGGTCTCGCCGAAGCCGATCCGAGATTGCAAGAGGGCTGGCACGCCTTTTCCTGTCCGATGGCCGAAGATTTCCCCAAGTGGTTTCAAGCTCACCAGACGATCGAGAATCCATATATGGGCCAGCAGATGCTCGCTTGCGGTTCGGCGAGTGATTGGGAGACGGAGATGGGACCGACCGCCCCGCCGGCAGGGGCCGACGAGGTAGCGCATTACACCTGCCCCATGCATCCGTCTGTACGTCAGCAGACACCCAGCACCTGTCCCATCTGCAACATGGACCTCACACCGGTTACCCACGAGGACCTGCGTACCGGGGATGTCCTGGTGGACTCAGTGCGTCGACAGCGCATCGGCGTTCGCACCACGGCCGTGGCTCGCCGAGCCCTGGCCCGACCCATTCGAGCGGTGGGCGAAGTGGCCTGGGATGAGAGCCAGGTCCATGACGTGACGGCGCGAGTGGATGGCTGGGTCGAAGATCTGCGTGTCACCCGTGCGGGCGACCCGGTTGAGCGCGACGCGACCCTGCTCAGGTTCTACAGCCCAGACCTGCTGGCGACCCAGCGGGAGCTGTTGGCAGTGCCGCCAGGGGGCCGATTGGCGACGGCGGCTCGCGAGCGACTGCGTCTCTGGGGCATGTCGAGCTGGGCGATTCGAGACATGCAGAGGCGCCAGGAGCCGCGGCAGCGAATCGGCATTCAGAGCCCCATCACCGGCGTCGTGATCGACAAGAGGGTCAACGAAGGGGCGCATGTGTCGGCCGGGGCGCTGCTCTACCGCATCGCCGACCCAAGCAGGGTCTGGGTGCTTGCGGACGTCTTTGAGCAAGACCTCCCCCATGTCACTGTCGGTCAACGCGTTGTTGTGAACGTGTCGGGCGCGACCGGAGAGCCGATCGGCGGCGTGGTGGACTACATCTACCCGACGGTCTCAGCTCAGACTCGGACCGCGCGTGTTCGGGTGCAACTCGACAACCCTGAAGGCCGCCTGCGCCCGGGCATGATCGCCAACCTGAGTTTCGACGTTGACCTCGGTGAACACCTCGCCGTGCCCACCGATGCGGTGGTCTACACCGGCCGACGACGCCTGGTGTTCGTGGATCGTGGGGAGGGGCGTCTGCGTCCCGTAGAGGTCACAGTCGGTGCGCGCACCGCGGACTGGATCAGCATCGAAAGCGGCCTGACCGAGGGCGACATCGTGGTGAGTTCGGGCGTGTTCCTGCTCGCCGCCGAGAGCCGCATCCGCTCGGCCACCGACTACTGGGAAGCCAATGATGAAGCCCAGTAA